The Henckelia pumila isolate YLH828 chromosome 2, ASM3356847v2, whole genome shotgun sequence genome includes a window with the following:
- the LOC140883585 gene encoding ent-kaurenoic acid oxidase 1-like gives MYSRILTAVWDSRVLWGILCGWLALKWVAKSVNCWYYERKLGAGKRKQLPPGDFGWPFIGNMLSFLRAFKTDNPESFMSKFVQRYGHTGLYKVHMFGNPSIVVTTAEACRKVLTDDECFKPGWPTSTVNLIGKKSFVGLSHEEHRWLRKLTAAPINGPEALSLYTKYIEENVVKALEKWETMGQIEVLTELRRLTFKVIMHIFLSSEGEGVRELLEREYTNLNYGVRAMAINIPGFAYHRAIKARKKLVETLQSVVTERREQKRTNASTSKRDMMDALLDAKDELGRRLTDEEIIDVLIMYLNAGHESSAHTTMWAAIFLQKNPDMFNKAKAEQEEIVRNRPPDQEGLTLKEVRKMEYLDKVIDETLRVITFSLVVFREAMKDVHVCGYTIPKGWKVLVWFRSVHFDPETYPDPKKFDPSRWDGFTPKAGSFLPFGAGSRLCPGNELAKLEIAVFLHYFLLNYRLEQHDPDSPLMYIPHTRPKDNCWGRIRRVTS, from the exons ATGTACTCTCGAATTCTCACGGCGGTGTGGGATTCGAGGGTGCTTTGGGGGATTTTGTGTGGGTGGTTGGCGTTGAAATGGGTGGCCAAGAGTGTGAATTGTTGGTATTACGAGAGGAAATTAGGTGCAGGGAAAAGAAAACAACTGCCGCCCGGTGATTTTGGTTGGCCATTCATTGGGAATATGTTGTCTTTTCTAAGAGCTTTCAAGACAGATAATCCTGAATCTTTCATGTCCAAATTTGTTCAaag aTATGGACACACTGGTCTATACAAGGTGCACATGTTTGGGAATCCTAGCATCGTGGTGACCACAGCGGAGGCGTGTCGGAAAGTTTTGACGGACGACGAATGTTTCAAGCCCGGTTGGCCTACGTCCACGGTGAACCTCATCGGGAAGAAGTCTTTCGTGGGATTGTCTCACGAAGAGCACAGGTGGCTGCGGAAGCTAACCGCCGCGCCTATAAACGGGCCTGAGGCGTTGTCTCTGTACACCAAATACATCGAAGAAAACGTCGTAAAAGCGTTGGAGAAGTGGGAAACAATGGGGCAGATTGAGGTTTTAACAGAGCTTAGAAGGCTTACTTTCAAGGTGATCATGCACATTTTCTTGAGTTCTGAAGGGGAGGGTGTTAGGGAGCTTCTGGAGAGGGAGTACACAAACTTGAATTATGGTGTTAGAGCCATGGCTATTAATATCCCCGGATTCGCGTATCATAGGGCGATCAAG GCACGTAAGAAACTAGTGGAGACTCTTCAATCAGTGGTAACGGAACGAAGGGAGCAGAAGAGGACGAACGCATCGACGTCCAAGAGAGACATGATGGATGCTCTGTTGGATGCCAAAGATGAGTTGGGGAGACGATTGACGGACGAAGAGATCATCGATGTACTGATTATGTATCTGAATGCTGGTCATGAATCCTCAGCACACACAACAATGTGGGCTGCCATTTTTCTTCAGAAAAATCCTGATATGTTTAACAAAGCCAAG GCAGAGCAAGAGGAAATTGTGAGAAACAGGCCTCCGGATCAAGAAGGCTTGACTCTTAAAGAAGTCAGGAAAATGGAGTATCTGGATAAG GTAATCGACGAAACACTTCGTGTGATTACGTTCTCGTTGGTTGTCTTCAGAGAGGCAATGAAAGATGTTCACGTTTGTG GTTATACAATTCCTAAGGGATGGAAAGTGTTGGTCTGGTTTAGGAGTGTTCATTTTGACCCAGAAACATATCCCGACCCAAAGAAGTTCGATCCATCGAGATGGGAT GGATTCACGCCAAAAGCTGGTAGTTTCCTTCCTTTCGGCGCTGGAAGCCGACTGTGCCCCGGAAACGAACTCGCCAAGCTCGAAATCGCCGTCTTTCTTCACTATTTTCTCCTCAACTATCG GCTTGAGCAACATGATCCTGATAGCCCATTGATGTACATACCGCATACCAGGCCCAAGGACAACTGCTGGGGAAGAATCAGAAGAGTGACTTCATGA
- the LOC140884296 gene encoding E3 ubiquitin-protein ligase PUB23-like — MEKNYMDFPLHFRCPISMEVMKDPVTISTGVTYERKNIEKWFDTYRKKTCPATMQIIESFDVTPNHTLKRLIVSWCDSRIDQNPCWVSSDKHEQLLDILGKIEETPFKVTYLRKLRSVIEMGNDQVKEDFKRSGGVDVLVKIIVQILVENSDFVSFRACEEAFGVLHQVPFSEEDDERIPQLLTKPECMKSMAIMLQRGSEEARFCVISTFEKLGRGHDYQWNEGVDFFKSVLEILSDENCRKASPCALQVLLQVLEASKKSRLKAIEAGAVCTLIELLPDSSRSKCEKIMQLIKLMCECAEGRLSFTEHGMGIAAVSKKMLHVSNCATKSGVKILWLISSFGSTKERVLEEMLVYGAVKKLVALLQICGGGGHSATREKVVKILKMHGRTWWRYPCLPGDLKSYLGLMGINND; from the coding sequence ATGGAGAAAAATTATATGGATTTTCCTCTACATTTTCGGTGTCCCATTTCCATGGAGGTCATGAAAGATCCCGTAACGATCTCCACCGGAGTAACGTACGAGCGGAAAAACATCGAAAAATGGTTCGATACTTACAGAAAGAAGACATGCCCCGCCACCATGCAAATCATCGAAAGTTTCGACGTCACCCCGAATCATACGCTCAAGAGATTGATCGTTTCTTGGTGCGATTCGAGAATCGATCAAAACCCTTGTTGGGTTTCGTCGGATAAGCACGAACAACTGTTGGATATTCTCGGAAAGATCGAAGAGACGCCATTTAAGGTGACTTATTTGAGGAAACTGAGGTCTGTTATTGAAATGGGAAACGATCAGGTGAAGGAGGATTTCAAGAGATCAGGTGGAGTCGATGTTCTTGTGAAGATTATAGTCCAGATTTTAGTCGAGAATTCGGATTTCGTGTCGTTTAGAGCTTGTGAGGAGGCTTTCGGCGTTCTTCATCAGGTTCCATTCtcggaagaagatgatgaaagAATTCCCCAGCTTCTGACGAAACCCGAATGCATGAAATCTATGGCGATCATGCTTCAAAGGGGGAGCGAGGAAGCGAGATTCTGCGTGATTTCGACGTTTGAGAAGCTGGGAAGAGGTCATGATTATCAATGGAATGAGGGGGTTGACTTTTTCAAGTCGGTGTTGGAGATTTTATCGGACGAGAACTGTAGGAAAGCGAGTCCTTGTGCTCTGCAAGTGCTGCTTCAAGTGTTGGAAGCTTCGAAGAAATCTAGGTTGAAAGCCATCGAAGCTGGGGCAGTATGCACGCTGATCGAGCTTCTCCCCGACTCGAGCCGATCGAAATGCGAGAAAATAATGCAGCTGATAAAGCTCATGTGCGAATGTGCGGAGGGGAGATTGTCGTTCACGGAACACGGGATGGGGATCGCCGCCGTTTCCAAGAAAATGCTGCATGTGTCCAATTGTGCGACCAAATCGGGAGTGAAGATTCTGTGGTTGATTTCGAGTTTCGGAAGTACCAAAGAAAGGGTTTTGGAGGAGATGCTGGTTTATGGGGCGGTGAAGAAACTGGTGGCGCTATTGCAGATTTGCGGCGGAGGCGGGCACTCCGCGACCAGGGAGAAGGTGGTGAAAATCTTGAAGATGCACGGCCGGACGTGGTGGCGGTATCCTTGCTTGCCCGGTGACTTGAAGAGTTACTTGGGTTTGATGGGGATCAATAATGattaa